GTGCAGAAGATGTCAGCAACAGGGCTAGTAGAATGAAAAAGGCAAGCAACCCAAGGTAGTTCGCAACGCCTGTAAGGGTCCAGTTGGGAGATGGCCACATGGTTGGATCAGAAGAAGCGAAAAAGAACAGACCCAGCCAGCCATCAGCCTTTTCGGAACGGTTTTCTTGAATGATCATTAGGCGAGGCTCATTTTCAAAAAGGACGAGCACAAGAATGACGTGCAGAAGTCCAGTTAGCCCAGCCCATATCCCGATATCTCGACGGATGGACGAGCTGATAGTCAACCAGCCAGCAGGGAGCAAGGACTGGAGTGAGCCAATCAATAAGGTGCAGCCAATCAAAATAAATGAGAGATAGCCGAGAAGCATGCTCCATGTTTCTAGGACGGGAAACGAAGAAAAATCAACCCACATCCAACTGGCACCTAACAGGATCAAACTCAGGATGCTCACATGTGCGATAAGGCGTCGCCAAAATGAAATGGGTGTCCCCATCTAATCATCACTCCTTTGATAGCTAAAGTTTTCTGATTAGATGCAGCAGGCACTCCATTTGTTACAGAAGCTGGGCACGGTGGTATAATAGGTCGTGTACAGGTACCAAGTTCGCAAATTACAAGGAGATTTTCAGATATGCCGTTACATATTGTTTTGCATGAGCCGCTCATCCCTGCTAATACGGGAAATATCGCCCGATCATGTGCAGCGACAGGAGCGCATCTGCATTTGATTCACCCACTCGGATTTTCAACGGACGATCGTTACCTGAAGCGGGCTGGTCTCGATTATTGGCATGCGGTTAACGTTCACCATCATGAGAGCTTTGAGCACTTTGCTGCGGCTCAAGGAGAAGGTGCGGGCACTTTTTACTTTGTGGAGACCTGGGGGGAAAAGCTGTATACGGACGTTTCTTTCCGGGATGGCGACTACATTATCTTGGGCAAGGAGACGACGGGTTTACCGGAAGAGCTGACAGAAAAATATCGGGAGCAGACTATTCGTATCCCGATGAGTGGTGCGACCCGTTCTGTGAACCTGTCCAATTGTGCAGCTATTGTCTTGTTTGAGGGACTTCGCCAGTTAGGTTTTCCAGCGTTATCGTAAGGCATTTGGGAGGGAGAGATCCATTATGACTGTGAATACCATCCTGTTTGATTTGGACGGTACATTATTAGAGATGCAGACAGAACCCTTTGTCAAAAGTTACTTGGTTGAAGTAGGTCGTCATGTCGGAGATAAGTACGATACCGAAAAGCTGTTGGCGCTGGTTTGGGATGCGACCAAAGCAATGATCATGAACCAAGAGCCTGACAAGACGAATGAGCAAGTTTTTATCGAACATTTTACGGAACATAGTGAGTGGGATCGGGAGGAAATATGGCCACTGTTTGATTCGTTTTATCGGGATGTGT
This genomic stretch from Brevibacillus brevis harbors:
- a CDS encoding ferric reductase-like transmembrane domain-containing protein, which codes for MGTPISFWRRLIAHVSILSLILLGASWMWVDFSSFPVLETWSMLLGYLSFILIGCTLLIGSLQSLLPAGWLTISSSIRRDIGIWAGLTGLLHVILVLVLFENEPRLMIIQENRSEKADGWLGLFFFASSDPTMWPSPNWTLTGVANYLGLLAFFILLALLLTSSARAEKWLGGSSWKRLHLANPWLFVIVLFHGLIYTQSIKGEPHTFSDMLVFAAMIWVIRSISFMRRALYRKR
- the trmL gene encoding tRNA (uridine(34)/cytosine(34)/5-carboxymethylaminomethyluridine(34)-2'-O)-methyltransferase TrmL, whose product is MPLHIVLHEPLIPANTGNIARSCAATGAHLHLIHPLGFSTDDRYLKRAGLDYWHAVNVHHHESFEHFAAAQGEGAGTFYFVETWGEKLYTDVSFRDGDYIILGKETTGLPEELTEKYREQTIRIPMSGATRSVNLSNCAAIVLFEGLRQLGFPALS